One genomic region from Streptomyces sp. NBC_01304 encodes:
- a CDS encoding MFS transporter: protein MALSARQDQPPQSAADTTPGTTAGASRSPRGLLPLLFLGNSAMYTLYIGVGGVLLPLQIEHIDKADKVALLGLVSGISAIFATLFNPIAGALSDRTGRRNPWILGGGLAAVGAMALLGSVHTVLLVVIAWCLGQAVMNVFQAALTSVVPDRVPLSARGKASAAVGLGLPVGSTLGAVLGSAFADHLSTGYLVLGAIVAVSAVLFSSCTREEKRPAPAPVPFKAQLTALLSALRSHDFRWAFIGRALLVLGYFCVFGYQLYILQDHVDLPKGLSPTEAVAVITPVSALAMAVSTVVGGLLSDRFDRRKLFVGVSAAISALSLLIPAISPTWPAMIAFAALNGLGFGCFMAVDNALVSMILPSADDAARDLGVLNMANAGPQILAPFVASVIVSVSGGYTALFLAGAVLAMLGALAVRPIRGVR from the coding sequence GTGGCCCTTTCCGCTCGCCAGGACCAACCGCCGCAGTCGGCCGCCGACACCACCCCCGGCACGACCGCCGGCGCGAGCCGCTCCCCACGCGGCCTCCTGCCCCTGCTGTTCCTCGGCAACAGCGCCATGTACACGCTCTACATAGGCGTCGGCGGCGTACTGCTCCCGCTGCAGATCGAGCACATCGACAAGGCCGACAAGGTGGCCCTGCTCGGCCTCGTCAGCGGCATCAGCGCGATCTTCGCGACGCTCTTCAACCCGATCGCGGGCGCGCTCTCGGACCGCACCGGGCGGCGCAATCCGTGGATCCTGGGCGGCGGTCTCGCCGCGGTCGGCGCGATGGCGCTGCTCGGCAGCGTGCACACCGTGCTGCTCGTGGTGATCGCCTGGTGTCTGGGCCAGGCGGTGATGAACGTCTTCCAGGCCGCCCTCACCTCGGTCGTCCCGGACCGGGTGCCGCTCTCCGCCCGCGGCAAGGCGTCCGCGGCCGTCGGCCTGGGACTGCCGGTCGGCTCGACGCTCGGCGCCGTCCTCGGCTCGGCCTTCGCGGACCACCTCTCGACCGGGTATCTGGTGCTCGGCGCGATCGTCGCCGTCTCGGCCGTGCTGTTCTCCTCCTGCACCCGCGAGGAGAAGCGGCCCGCGCCCGCACCCGTGCCGTTCAAGGCACAGCTCACGGCGCTCCTGAGCGCGCTGCGCAGCCATGACTTCCGGTGGGCGTTCATCGGGCGCGCGCTGCTGGTGCTCGGCTACTTCTGCGTCTTCGGCTACCAGCTCTACATCCTGCAGGACCACGTCGACCTGCCGAAGGGCCTGTCCCCCACCGAGGCGGTCGCCGTCATCACGCCGGTCTCCGCGCTCGCGATGGCCGTGTCGACGGTCGTCGGCGGCCTGCTCTCCGACCGCTTCGACCGCCGCAAGCTGTTCGTCGGCGTCTCGGCCGCGATCTCCGCGCTCTCGCTCCTCATCCCGGCGATCTCCCCGACCTGGCCCGCGATGATCGCCTTCGCCGCCCTCAACGGCCTTGGTTTCGGCTGCTTCATGGCCGTCGACAACGCGCTCGTCTCGATGATTCTGCCGAGCGCCGACGACGCCGCGCGCGACCTGGGCGTCCTCAACATGGCGAACGCGGGACCGCAGATCCTCGCGCCCTTCGTGGCCTCGGTGATCGTCTCGGTCTCCGGCGGCTACACCGCGCTGTTCCTGGCCGGAGCGGTGCTTGCCATGCTGGGCGCGCTCGCGGTGCGCCCGATCCGCGGCGTGCGCTGA
- a CDS encoding alpha/beta fold hydrolase, producing MQLHTHEWGSGDRIAVLIHGLMSDHRTWRRLGPALADRGYRVIGVDLRGHGASGRGAYAPELFADDLVDTLPAGAELALGHSLGGLALSLAAERLAPARAVYSDPAWALGQWRESLPVEPAMFKEFKRASRAMIQSFNPRWDAADIDVELAGLAVWDEETAHALSGPGAVDHIPAEPVVPSLVQVADPSPVVPEPLKAELSARGFDVRTVDGAGHCIHRDDFDAFMDSLDGWV from the coding sequence ATGCAGTTGCACACCCACGAGTGGGGCAGCGGCGACCGGATCGCCGTCCTGATCCACGGGCTGATGTCCGACCACCGGACTTGGCGGCGGCTCGGCCCGGCGCTCGCGGACCGGGGCTACCGGGTCATCGGCGTCGACCTGCGCGGGCACGGCGCGAGCGGGCGTGGCGCGTACGCGCCGGAGCTGTTCGCGGACGACCTGGTCGACACGCTGCCGGCCGGCGCGGAGCTCGCGCTCGGGCACTCGCTCGGCGGGCTCGCCCTGTCGCTGGCCGCCGAACGGCTCGCGCCCGCGCGGGCGGTGTACTCGGACCCGGCCTGGGCGCTGGGGCAGTGGCGGGAGTCGCTGCCCGTCGAGCCGGCGATGTTCAAGGAGTTCAAGCGGGCGTCCCGGGCGATGATCCAGAGCTTCAACCCCCGCTGGGACGCCGCCGACATCGACGTAGAGCTCGCCGGTCTCGCCGTATGGGACGAGGAGACCGCGCACGCCCTCTCCGGCCCCGGCGCCGTCGACCACATCCCCGCCGAGCCCGTGGTGCCGTCCCTGGTGCAGGTCGCCGACCCCAGCCCGGTGGTGCCGGAGCCGCTCAAGGCCGAACTCTCGGCGCGCGGTTTCGACGTACGTACGGTCGACGGCGCGGGCCACTGCATCCACCGCGACGACTTCGACGCCTTCATGGACTCCCTGGACGGTTGGGTATGA
- a CDS encoding carboxylesterase/lipase family protein, whose protein sequence is MSTPVTSSPTTLTTGGQVRGTRVGAVHRYLGIPYAADPVGAARFRPPAKPDSWEGVRDCTAASPAPPQGPDFLLEGVVGVEPVATDEAGSLTVNVWTPARSGRRPVMVWIHGGGYIQGWGTQPWTDGARLAERQDVVVVSLNYRIGALGWLYVPELLGDDYADCANLGLQDQIAALAWVRDNIAHFGGDPESVTVFGESAGGGSAAMLLGAPAARPLLHRAILQSPPPRGVLDVQRAAAIAREYAGILRERAGDDAAEADVRTASPAQLLAAQEELVARHGLDLPLAPVVDGTVLPLPPIQALRNGSCAHIPVLAGTNEHEGRLFTALAPPVPPEAFDAALTAAFPSPERGARARAVYEAHEGSGDGAATARLGALITDQLFRAPTDALLEAQVAGGGRAWSYMFRWPTPVLGGVLGSAHTLDIPYVFDVLDTPGFSALLGDEPPRGLASAMSGAWAHFARHGRPSHELLPEWPEFEPSARPTMILDAAPRVAEDPLGERRKVWAE, encoded by the coding sequence ATGAGCACGCCGGTCACCTCCTCCCCCACGACCCTCACCACGGGCGGCCAGGTGCGCGGCACGCGCGTCGGCGCGGTGCACCGCTATCTCGGGATCCCGTACGCCGCCGATCCGGTCGGCGCCGCGCGCTTCAGGCCGCCCGCCAAGCCCGACTCCTGGGAGGGCGTACGCGACTGCACGGCCGCGTCCCCCGCGCCGCCGCAGGGGCCCGACTTCCTGCTCGAAGGCGTGGTCGGCGTCGAGCCCGTGGCCACCGACGAGGCGGGCAGCCTCACGGTGAACGTGTGGACGCCCGCCAGGTCGGGCCGCCGCCCGGTCATGGTCTGGATCCACGGCGGCGGCTACATCCAGGGCTGGGGCACCCAGCCCTGGACGGACGGCGCCCGCCTCGCCGAGCGCCAGGACGTGGTCGTCGTGTCGCTCAACTACCGCATAGGCGCGCTTGGTTGGCTGTACGTTCCCGAGCTGCTCGGCGACGACTACGCGGACTGTGCCAACCTCGGTCTGCAGGACCAGATCGCGGCGCTGGCCTGGGTGCGGGACAACATCGCGCACTTCGGCGGCGACCCTGAGTCGGTCACGGTGTTCGGCGAGTCCGCGGGCGGCGGCAGCGCCGCGATGCTGCTCGGCGCCCCCGCGGCGCGCCCGCTCCTGCATCGCGCCATCCTGCAGAGCCCGCCGCCGCGGGGAGTGCTGGACGTGCAGCGGGCGGCGGCGATCGCCCGGGAGTACGCGGGGATCCTGCGCGAGCGCGCGGGCGACGACGCGGCCGAGGCCGATGTGCGGACCGCCTCGCCCGCGCAACTCCTCGCGGCGCAGGAGGAGTTGGTGGCGCGGCACGGCCTCGACCTCCCGCTCGCGCCGGTCGTCGACGGGACGGTGCTCCCGCTGCCGCCGATCCAGGCACTGCGCAACGGGTCGTGCGCGCACATCCCGGTCCTTGCCGGCACGAACGAGCACGAGGGCCGCCTGTTCACCGCCCTCGCCCCGCCCGTGCCACCCGAGGCCTTCGACGCCGCGCTGACCGCCGCCTTTCCCTCGCCGGAGCGGGGCGCGCGGGCGCGTGCGGTGTACGAGGCGCACGAGGGCTCGGGCGACGGGGCGGCCACGGCGCGGCTCGGTGCGCTGATCACGGACCAGCTGTTCCGGGCGCCGACGGATGCGCTGCTCGAGGCGCAGGTGGCCGGGGGTGGGCGGGCCTGGTCCTATATGTTCCGCTGGCCCACGCCGGTGCTCGGCGGTGTGCTCGGGTCGGCCCATACGTTGGACATCCCGTACGTCTTCGACGTCCTCGATACGCCCGGCTTCTCGGCCCTGCTCGGGGACGAGCCGCCGCGGGGGTTGGCCTCGGCGATGAGCGGGGCCTGGGCGCACTTCGCCCGGCACGGGCGGCCTTCTCATGAACTCCTGCCCGAGTGGCCGGAGTTCGAGCCTTCGGCCCGTCCGACGATGATCCTCGATGCTGCGCCTCGGGTGGCGGAGGACCCGCTGGGGGAGCGGCGAAAGGTCTGGGCCGAGTAG